A part of Streptomyces sp. NBC_01235 genomic DNA contains:
- a CDS encoding DUF4406 domain-containing protein: MILVAGPYRSGTGDDPAKLAANVRAMNEVVLVLFRAGHLPVTGEALALPLLEAAGGAAPGDPLFEELFHPVAERLLDRCDAVLRVGGPSPGADRMVDRARALGKRIYADLADVPTPAGSPA, from the coding sequence ATGATCCTGGTCGCCGGCCCGTACCGTTCCGGTACCGGCGACGACCCCGCGAAGCTCGCGGCCAACGTAAGGGCCATGAACGAGGTCGTCCTCGTGCTGTTCCGCGCCGGGCATCTGCCCGTCACGGGCGAGGCGCTCGCGCTGCCTCTGCTGGAGGCGGCGGGCGGCGCCGCCCCCGGCGACCCGCTCTTCGAGGAGCTGTTCCACCCCGTAGCCGAACGTCTGCTGGACCGCTGCGACGCGGTGCTCCGCGTCGGCGGGCCGTCGCCGGGAGCTGACCGCATGGTCGACCGGGCCCGCGCTCTGGGCAAGCGGATCTACGCCGACCTCGCCGATGTCCCGACCCCCGCAGGGAGCCCCGCATGA
- a CDS encoding PrsW family glutamic-type intramembrane protease — protein MSSPFPPYPPHPPGGAPEDGVLRHAHWWQRRWVRYGALITLLTLSGLVILALVREQTGTEGFLVGLGLAVLPVPLLIAAFRWLDRVEPGPWRNLVFAFAWGACAAALIAIVANSFATRWIATATADPSSADTLGATVIAPIVEESAKAAAILLVFLFRRRDFTGIVDGVVIAGVTATGFAFTENILYLGTAFGTDQLTGDSGIASVTAATFFVRVIMSPFAHPLFTVLTGIGFGVAALSGDRQHLRRVLLPLSGLLLAMGMHALWNGSSTFGDFGFFAVYAAFMVPAFGLLTWLVVWTRQRELRTVREELPAYAAAGWLTPAEPFALGSMRARRVARVYAGRHLGKAAAREVARYEAYATSLAFLRHRGRQGRANADFLVRERELLNELWRRKDVARPALDHAARMTAPPVRVTAPPWPMYGVYGYGQGPGQGHGQGHPAGYGHPAGQAYGYGYPAGHGYGYPAAHGPGYGYPAAHGPGYGYPAGHGYGYPAQPYPASNPYQS, from the coding sequence ATCAGTTCCCCGTTTCCGCCCTACCCTCCGCATCCTCCCGGCGGCGCACCCGAGGACGGTGTGCTCAGGCACGCGCACTGGTGGCAGCGCAGGTGGGTGCGGTACGGGGCGCTCATCACGCTGCTCACGCTGTCCGGACTGGTCATCCTCGCGCTGGTGCGGGAGCAGACCGGCACGGAGGGGTTCCTGGTCGGGCTGGGGCTCGCGGTGCTGCCCGTGCCACTGCTCATAGCCGCCTTCCGGTGGCTGGACCGGGTCGAGCCCGGCCCCTGGCGGAACCTGGTGTTCGCCTTCGCCTGGGGTGCGTGCGCGGCGGCGCTGATCGCCATCGTCGCCAACAGCTTCGCCACCCGGTGGATAGCCACGGCGACCGCCGACCCGTCCAGCGCGGACACCCTGGGGGCGACGGTCATAGCGCCCATCGTCGAGGAGTCAGCCAAGGCCGCCGCCATCCTCCTCGTGTTCCTCTTCCGCCGACGGGACTTCACCGGGATCGTCGACGGCGTGGTCATCGCCGGGGTCACCGCCACCGGCTTCGCGTTCACCGAGAACATCCTCTACCTCGGCACGGCCTTCGGCACCGACCAGCTCACCGGCGACAGCGGCATCGCCTCCGTCACCGCCGCGACCTTCTTCGTTCGCGTCATCATGTCGCCGTTCGCGCACCCCTTGTTCACCGTCCTGACCGGCATCGGCTTCGGCGTCGCGGCGCTCTCCGGGGACCGTCAGCACCTGCGGCGCGTACTGCTCCCGCTGTCCGGGTTGCTCCTCGCTATGGGCATGCACGCCCTGTGGAACGGCTCCTCGACGTTCGGCGATTTCGGCTTCTTCGCGGTGTACGCAGCGTTCATGGTGCCCGCGTTCGGGCTGCTGACCTGGCTGGTGGTGTGGACGCGCCAACGCGAGCTGCGCACCGTACGCGAGGAACTGCCCGCCTACGCGGCCGCCGGCTGGCTCACCCCGGCCGAGCCGTTCGCGCTCGGCTCGATGCGGGCCCGGCGGGTGGCCCGGGTGTACGCCGGCCGCCACCTGGGCAAAGCGGCGGCGCGGGAGGTGGCGCGGTACGAGGCGTACGCGACGTCCCTGGCGTTCCTGCGCCACCGCGGTCGGCAGGGGCGGGCGAACGCCGATTTCCTCGTACGGGAACGGGAGTTGCTGAACGAGCTGTGGCGGCGCAAGGACGTCGCCCGGCCCGCACTGGACCACGCCGCCCGGATGACGGCCCCGCCCGTCCGGGTGACCGCGCCGCCCTGGCCGATGTACGGGGTGTACGGGTACGGCCAGGGGCCGGGTCAGGGGCACGGTCAGGGCCACCCCGCCGGATACGGGCACCCGGCCGGGCAGGCGTACGGGTACGGGTATCCCGCGGGGCATGGCTACGGGTATCCCGCAGCACACGGGCCGGGGTACGGGTATCCCGCAGCACACGGGCCGGGGTACGGGTATCCCGCAGGGCATGGCTACGGGTATCCCGCACAGCCGTATCCGGCGTCCAACCCCTACCAGTCGTAG
- a CDS encoding dihydrofolate reductase family protein, which yields MPYPYVLLSAAVSLDGYLDDTTPERLLLSSPADFDRVDEVRASVDAILIGAGTIRADNPRLLVNSPERRAARIAAGRPPYPLKVTVSGSGDLDPAANFWHTGGEKVVFTTAKGAERARALGIAADVVPLGPELDWRRLLEHLHDVCGVRRLMVEGGGTLHTQLLQQGLADELQLVLAPLFVGDPDAPRLFGPGGYQGGRLRLVETRRIEDVVLNRYEPTAPGTGPLPAAADRHWLALACELAAQCPPSQTAFSVGAVIVAADGTELARGHSREAGDPVVHAEEAALAKLDPADPRLPTATVYSSLEPCARRSSRPSPCARLILDAGVRRVVTAWREPDTFVTEADGTGLLTAEGVDVLVLPEYERRAKAPNRHLE from the coding sequence ATGCCGTACCCGTACGTCCTGCTGTCCGCCGCCGTCTCCCTCGACGGCTACCTGGACGACACCACCCCCGAGCGTCTGCTCCTCTCCAGCCCCGCCGACTTCGACCGCGTCGACGAGGTACGGGCCTCCGTCGACGCCATTCTCATCGGCGCCGGGACCATCCGCGCCGACAACCCCCGGCTCCTCGTGAACTCCCCGGAGCGCCGCGCCGCCCGCATCGCCGCGGGGCGGCCGCCGTACCCCCTCAAGGTCACGGTCAGCGGCTCCGGCGACCTCGATCCCGCGGCGAACTTCTGGCACACGGGTGGCGAGAAGGTCGTCTTCACGACGGCGAAGGGCGCCGAGCGGGCCCGCGCGCTCGGGATCGCCGCGGACGTCGTCCCGCTCGGCCCCGAACTGGACTGGCGTCGCCTCCTCGAACACCTGCACGATGTGTGCGGCGTACGGCGTCTGATGGTCGAGGGTGGCGGCACCCTCCACACCCAGCTGCTCCAGCAGGGCCTCGCCGACGAACTCCAGCTCGTCCTCGCCCCGCTCTTCGTGGGCGACCCGGACGCGCCCCGCCTCTTCGGACCCGGCGGCTACCAGGGCGGACGCCTGCGCCTGGTGGAGACGCGGCGCATCGAGGACGTCGTCCTGAACCGCTACGAGCCCACCGCCCCCGGCACCGGACCGCTCCCCGCCGCGGCCGACCGTCACTGGCTGGCCCTCGCCTGCGAGCTCGCCGCCCAGTGCCCCCCGTCACAGACCGCCTTCAGCGTCGGCGCGGTGATCGTGGCCGCCGACGGTACGGAACTGGCGCGCGGCCACTCCCGCGAGGCCGGCGACCCGGTCGTGCACGCCGAGGAGGCGGCCCTCGCCAAGCTCGACCCCGCCGACCCCCGCCTGCCCACGGCCACCGTCTACAGCAGCCTCGAACCCTGCGCCCGCCGCTCCTCCCGCCCCTCCCCCTGCGCCCGTCTCATCCTCGACGCGGGCGTGCGGCGGGTGGTCACCGCCTGGCGTGAGCCGGACACCTTCGTGACGGAGGCGGACGGAACCGGGCTCCTGACGGCCGAGGGCGTGGACGTCCTCGTACTCCCGGAGTACGAGCGGCGGGCGAAGGCTCCGAACCGGCATCTGGAGTGA
- the lhgO gene encoding L-2-hydroxyglutarate oxidase — translation MVHVSGIAYDCDVLVVGGGIVGLSTAYAITRAAPGTRVTVLEKEPGVARHQTGRNSGVIHSGIYYRPGSLKARYAVRGAAEMTKFCAEYGIAHSVTGKLIVATHRAELPRLHALVQRGRENGIAVRELGASQIAEYEPEVRGLAAIHVRTTGICDYTAVARQLGQASGADIRYGAQVVRVDRRPERGVAVLTSRGDVVRGRVLVNCAGLYCDEMARLTGDEPEIRIVPFRGEYYELARPELVRGLVYPVPDPAFPFLGVHLTRGIDGGVHIGPNAVPALAREGYGWGVVRPREAMVTAAWPGVWRMGRRHWRYGVGELRRSVSKAAFADAVRRLLPAVEEGDLVRAEAGVRAQAVLRDGTLVDDFLIREGARAVHVLNAPSPAATASLPIGREVARRALGVLEAS, via the coding sequence GTGGTGCACGTGTCGGGGATCGCTTATGACTGTGACGTGCTCGTGGTCGGCGGCGGGATCGTCGGGCTGTCCACGGCGTACGCGATCACGCGTGCCGCGCCGGGCACACGGGTGACCGTGCTGGAGAAGGAGCCGGGGGTGGCCCGGCACCAGACGGGGCGCAACAGCGGCGTCATCCACAGCGGGATCTACTACCGGCCGGGCTCGCTGAAGGCCCGGTACGCGGTGCGGGGCGCGGCCGAGATGACGAAGTTCTGCGCGGAGTACGGCATCGCCCACTCGGTCACCGGCAAGCTGATCGTCGCCACGCACCGGGCGGAGCTGCCCCGGCTGCACGCGCTCGTGCAGCGCGGCCGGGAGAACGGGATTGCGGTACGGGAACTCGGCGCCTCCCAGATCGCGGAGTACGAGCCCGAGGTACGGGGCCTCGCCGCCATACACGTGCGCACGACCGGGATCTGCGACTACACGGCCGTCGCGCGGCAGTTGGGCCAGGCGTCCGGGGCGGACATCCGGTACGGCGCCCAGGTCGTGCGGGTCGACCGGCGTCCGGAGCGCGGAGTGGCGGTGCTCACCTCGCGTGGGGACGTCGTCCGGGGGCGGGTGCTGGTGAACTGCGCCGGGCTGTACTGCGACGAGATGGCGCGGCTGACGGGTGACGAGCCCGAGATCCGGATCGTGCCGTTCCGGGGCGAGTACTACGAGCTGGCGCGGCCGGAGCTGGTGCGCGGGCTGGTGTATCCGGTGCCCGATCCGGCGTTCCCGTTCCTCGGGGTGCATCTGACCAGGGGAATCGACGGGGGCGTGCACATCGGCCCCAATGCCGTGCCGGCGCTGGCCCGGGAGGGGTACGGGTGGGGCGTCGTACGGCCCCGCGAGGCGATGGTGACGGCGGCGTGGCCCGGGGTGTGGCGGATGGGGCGGCGGCACTGGCGGTACGGGGTCGGGGAGCTGCGGCGGTCCGTGTCGAAGGCGGCGTTCGCGGACGCGGTGCGCCGGCTGCTGCCGGCGGTGGAGGAAGGGGATCTGGTGCGTGCGGAGGCCGGGGTGCGGGCGCAGGCGGTGCTGCGGGACGGCACTCTGGTGGACGACTTCCTGATCCGGGAGGGAGCGCGGGCGGTGCACGTGCTGAACGCGCCCTCGCCGGCGGCCACGGCCTCGCTGCCGATCGGGCGGGAGGTGGCCCGCAGGGCGCTGGGAGTGCTGGAGGCCTCGTGA
- a CDS encoding BlaI/MecI/CopY family transcriptional regulator, with amino-acid sequence MAADTQGRGPKRANGARETELLDLLQRAGTALTPGEVTERLGDELTYSSVVTILTRMHTKGLLTRTQRGRAYAYAPVTDDAGFAARRMRTVLEERPDREAVLARFADGLSDTDADLLRQLLDPEQESNR; translated from the coding sequence ATGGCAGCCGATACACAGGGGCGGGGTCCGAAACGGGCGAACGGCGCCCGGGAGACCGAGCTCCTCGACCTCCTCCAGCGGGCCGGCACAGCCCTGACCCCGGGCGAGGTGACCGAACGCCTCGGCGACGAGCTGACGTACAGCAGCGTGGTGACGATCCTCACCCGCATGCACACCAAGGGCCTGCTCACCCGCACCCAGCGCGGACGGGCCTACGCCTACGCCCCCGTCACCGACGACGCCGGCTTCGCCGCCCGCCGCATGCGCACCGTTCTGGAGGAGCGGCCCGACCGAGAGGCCGTGCTCGCCCGCTTCGCCGACGGCCTGTCCGACACGGACGCCGACCTGCTGCGCCAACTGCTCGACCCCGAGCAGGAATCCAACCGGTAA
- a CDS encoding GTP cyclohydrolase II yields MPDTPAATQRARVRVPLRFHDGYSVDAELVTFHGLADGQEHVAVVLGEPAPGATPLVRLHSECLTGDVFGSARCDCGPQLREAVERIAATGGVLLYLRQEGRGIGLYNKLDAYALQDQGLDTYEANAALGLPEDGRDYTAAAQMLRALGITSLDLLSNNPDKAGQLRDLGIDVQDRVPTGVFTTPHNVRYLRAKVLQTQHTLPLGDLTGLNVG; encoded by the coding sequence ATGCCCGACACCCCCGCCGCCACCCAGCGCGCCCGCGTCCGGGTACCGCTTCGCTTCCACGACGGCTACTCCGTCGACGCCGAACTGGTCACCTTCCACGGCCTCGCCGATGGCCAGGAGCACGTCGCCGTCGTCCTCGGCGAGCCGGCGCCCGGCGCCACCCCGCTGGTCCGGCTGCACTCCGAGTGCCTGACCGGTGACGTCTTCGGCTCCGCGCGGTGCGACTGCGGGCCGCAGCTGCGCGAGGCGGTCGAGCGCATAGCCGCGACGGGCGGTGTCCTGCTCTACCTCCGCCAGGAGGGCCGCGGCATCGGCCTCTACAACAAGCTCGACGCGTACGCCCTCCAGGACCAGGGCCTGGACACCTACGAGGCGAACGCCGCGCTCGGCCTGCCCGAGGACGGCCGCGACTACACGGCCGCCGCCCAGATGCTGCGCGCGCTGGGCATCACGAGCCTGGACCTCCTGTCCAACAACCCCGACAAGGCCGGCCAGTTGCGGGACCTGGGCATCGACGTCCAGGACCGGGTCCCCACGGGCGTCTTCACGACCCCGCACAACGTCCGCTACCTGCGCGCGAAGGTCCTCCAGACCCAGCACACGCTGCCGCTGGGCGACCTCACGGGTCTGAACGTCGGCTGA
- a CDS encoding MerR family transcriptional regulator: MTVDDSLGRLDDDDYPAYTMGRAAELLGTTPGFLRAIGEARLITPLRSEGGHRRYSRYQLRIAARARELVDQGTPIEAACRIIVLEDQLEEAQRINAEYRRAGGSSTPSAEA; the protein is encoded by the coding sequence ATGACAGTAGACGACTCGCTAGGCCGTCTCGACGATGACGACTACCCTGCGTACACGATGGGCAGGGCAGCCGAACTACTCGGTACCACTCCCGGTTTCCTCCGCGCCATCGGCGAAGCGCGACTGATCACACCACTGCGCTCCGAGGGCGGACACCGTCGCTACTCGCGTTACCAACTGCGCATCGCGGCCCGCGCGCGTGAACTCGTCGACCAGGGAACCCCGATCGAGGCCGCATGCCGGATCATCGTCCTCGAAGACCAACTCGAAGAAGCTCAGCGCATCAACGCCGAGTACCGCCGCGCCGGCGGATCGTCCACTCCATCAGCCGAGGCTTGA
- a CDS encoding MarR family winged helix-turn-helix transcriptional regulator — translation MTTRWLTPEEQRAWRAYVAGYLLVEDAIDRQLQQEAGMPHLYYSILANLSEAPERRLRMTDLAEQLKITRSRLTYAVTRLEKDGLLRREDCHWDKRGSVAVLTDEGMTVLENTAPGHVDTVRASLFARLTPEQVGQLEEIFTQVVRGFQGDDSGEITPEDLPWRRRSSPCSGTSETS, via the coding sequence ATGACGACTCGCTGGCTCACCCCCGAGGAGCAGCGCGCCTGGCGCGCGTACGTCGCCGGGTACCTCCTCGTCGAGGACGCGATCGACCGGCAGCTCCAGCAGGAGGCCGGCATGCCTCATCTGTACTACTCCATCCTCGCCAACCTCTCCGAGGCACCGGAGCGGCGCCTGCGGATGACCGACCTCGCGGAGCAGTTGAAGATCACCCGCAGCAGGCTGACGTACGCGGTGACCCGCCTGGAGAAGGACGGGCTGCTGCGGCGCGAGGACTGCCACTGGGACAAGCGCGGGAGTGTCGCGGTCCTGACGGACGAGGGCATGACGGTCCTGGAGAACACGGCACCCGGGCATGTCGACACCGTCCGCGCCTCCCTCTTCGCCCGGCTCACCCCCGAACAGGTGGGACAGCTGGAGGAGATCTTCACGCAGGTCGTGCGGGGGTTCCAGGGAGACGACAGCGGCGAGATCACGCCCGAGGATCTTCCCTGGCGCCGGCGGTCGTCGCCCTGCTCCGGGACCTCCGAGACCTCATGA
- a CDS encoding NUDIX domain-containing protein has protein sequence MTVGIDTPDPRGRTGLDRQGRDLTGNDRVRILDVEVLACDWSVLRRTTFDYRHSDGHWSRERRETYDRGDGATILLYDPDRRTVLLTRQFRLPAYVNGHPDGMLLETAAGLLDGDDPQEAIRREAAEETGRAVHDVEHVFDAFMSPGSVTERLSFFAAPYDASAPGVDTAGVAAEGEDITVVELPFTEALGLVRTGAIADAKTIMLLQWAALDGPFGPEERR, from the coding sequence ATGACCGTCGGCATCGACACCCCCGACCCCCGCGGCCGTACGGGACTCGACCGCCAGGGACGCGACCTCACCGGCAACGACCGCGTGCGCATCCTCGACGTCGAGGTCCTCGCCTGCGACTGGTCCGTCCTGCGCCGCACCACCTTCGACTACCGGCACAGCGACGGCCACTGGAGCCGCGAGCGGCGCGAGACGTACGACCGGGGCGACGGCGCGACGATCCTGCTCTACGACCCGGACCGGCGTACGGTCCTGCTGACCCGTCAGTTCCGACTGCCCGCGTACGTCAACGGGCACCCCGACGGCATGCTGCTGGAGACCGCCGCCGGACTCCTGGACGGTGACGACCCGCAGGAGGCGATCCGCCGTGAGGCCGCGGAGGAGACCGGACGTGCGGTCCACGACGTCGAGCACGTGTTTGACGCGTTCATGAGCCCCGGCTCGGTCACGGAACGGCTCAGCTTCTTCGCCGCCCCCTACGACGCCTCCGCCCCCGGTGTCGACACGGCGGGCGTGGCGGCCGAGGGCGAGGACATCACCGTCGTCGAACTCCCCTTCACCGAGGCCCTCGGCCTCGTCCGCACGGGCGCGATCGCGGACGCGAAGACCATCATGCTGCTCCAATGGGCGGCACTGGACGGCCCGTTCGGGCCCGAAGAGAGGCGTTGA
- a CDS encoding DeoR/GlpR family DNA-binding transcription regulator: MDVADRLDLTLRLVQGQDPGQRISVAELAQRLGVSEMTVRRDLDALERQGLVRRVHGGAVAGRPRAEGGGFEARQAWQAATKDRLGAAVAGLVEPGSRVLLDAGTTTVHVAEHLAARGPLTVAVLSLQAALRLADRPGIELLVVGGRSRPGERSLVGPLALRTLESLAFDVFVMSIGGVHAVHGWSEFSLEDAAVKQAGLGQAARTLAVADATKLGVRAFRQVAPLDAVHTFVTDAAAADPATHPGGPETLDALRESGVETRLA; encoded by the coding sequence ATGGATGTCGCCGACCGTCTCGACCTGACCCTGCGCCTCGTCCAGGGGCAGGACCCCGGGCAGCGGATCTCCGTCGCCGAGCTCGCTCAACGGCTCGGGGTCTCGGAGATGACTGTGCGCAGGGATCTGGACGCGCTGGAGCGGCAGGGGCTGGTGCGGCGGGTGCACGGTGGGGCCGTCGCCGGGCGGCCGCGTGCCGAGGGCGGCGGCTTCGAGGCGCGGCAGGCGTGGCAGGCGGCGACGAAGGACCGGCTCGGCGCGGCCGTCGCCGGGCTGGTCGAGCCGGGGTCGCGGGTGTTGCTGGACGCCGGTACCACGACCGTGCACGTGGCCGAACACCTTGCCGCGCGGGGCCCGTTGACCGTCGCGGTGCTCAGTCTCCAGGCGGCGCTACGACTGGCCGACCGGCCCGGCATCGAGCTGCTGGTCGTGGGTGGCCGCTCACGCCCCGGTGAGCGGTCCCTCGTCGGGCCGCTGGCCCTGCGCACCCTGGAGTCCCTGGCCTTCGACGTGTTCGTGATGTCGATCGGCGGGGTGCACGCCGTGCACGGCTGGTCGGAGTTCTCCCTGGAGGACGCGGCCGTCAAGCAGGCGGGACTCGGCCAGGCCGCCCGTACGCTCGCCGTCGCCGACGCGACCAAGCTGGGCGTGCGCGCGTTCCGTCAGGTCGCTCCGCTCGACGCCGTGCACACCTTCGTCACCGACGCCGCCGCGGCCGACCCCGCCACCCATCCCGGCGGCCCCGAGACCCTGGACGCCCTGCGCGAGTCCGGCGTCGAGACCCGTCTGGCCTAG
- the trmB gene encoding tRNA (guanosine(46)-N7)-methyltransferase TrmB, which produces MSDSVSTPEAPQSSPGGEHHPGESVRHTRAKGEPRFPDGPKADPAGSHFERRIRSFQPRRSRVTAGQADALQRLWAKWGLDIDGHAVDLAELFGDDRPVVLEIGFGMGEATAQMAAADPDTDILAVDVHTPGQGNLLNLADQNGLTNVRVANGDAIILLREMLPADSLDGLRVYFPDPWPKKRHHKRRLIQPEFLDLAATRLRPGAIVHCATDWEPYAEQMLEVLTAHPDFENTQADGGFAPRPEFRPLTRFEGQGLDKGHVVNDLLFRRVQHRVQPGDH; this is translated from the coding sequence GTGTCTGATTCCGTGAGTACCCCCGAAGCCCCCCAGTCCTCCCCCGGCGGCGAGCACCACCCGGGTGAGTCCGTTCGGCACACCCGCGCCAAGGGGGAGCCCCGGTTCCCCGACGGGCCCAAGGCCGATCCCGCCGGGTCGCACTTCGAGCGGCGGATCCGGAGTTTCCAGCCAAGGCGCAGCCGGGTGACGGCCGGGCAGGCGGACGCGTTGCAGCGGCTGTGGGCCAAGTGGGGGCTCGACATCGACGGGCACGCCGTCGACCTCGCCGAGCTGTTCGGCGACGACCGTCCGGTGGTGCTGGAGATCGGCTTCGGCATGGGCGAGGCGACCGCGCAGATGGCGGCCGCCGACCCGGACACCGACATCCTCGCGGTGGACGTGCACACGCCAGGTCAGGGCAACCTGCTCAACCTCGCCGACCAGAACGGGCTGACCAACGTCCGGGTCGCCAACGGCGACGCGATCATCCTGCTGCGCGAGATGCTGCCGGCGGACTCGCTCGACGGGCTGCGCGTCTACTTCCCGGACCCCTGGCCGAAGAAGCGCCACCACAAGCGGCGCCTCATCCAGCCGGAGTTCCTCGACCTGGCCGCGACGCGGCTCAGGCCTGGCGCGATCGTGCACTGCGCCACGGACTGGGAACCGTACGCGGAGCAGATGCTGGAGGTGCTCACCGCGCACCCCGACTTCGAGAACACCCAGGCCGACGGCGGGTTCGCGCCCCGGCCCGAATTCCGGCCGCTGACCCGTTTCGAGGGCCAGGGGCTGGACAAGGGCCACGTGGTGAACGATCTGCTCTTCCGTCGCGTACAGCATCGCGTCCAGCCCGGGGATCACTGA
- a CDS encoding M56 family metallopeptidase produces MRIAVYLPLLLSLIAPLGARPLSERCEPRLATWLLTATALVLGAASMISLGLLAVTGLIRIPQLAGLGHWSAHTAQHDAPAQLSVALIAGLLLGGTLLTAVRMLWRRVRTLAAAALDAACMPTRDGTVIVDDEAPDAYALPGLPGRVIVSTGMLHTLDETEHGILLAHERAHLAAHHYAFVALAQLGASANPLLRPFATAVTYTIERWADENAATTTGDRRRVARTVGKAALATHRAPALARAADATLGIRGHRGPLAGAGPVPRRVAALLAPPPGRHPALMAATATVLVAAVLATAEATHDLHLLLETVGAW; encoded by the coding sequence ATGCGGATCGCCGTCTATCTGCCGCTGCTGCTCTCGCTCATCGCCCCGCTCGGGGCCCGGCCGCTGTCCGAGCGGTGCGAACCCCGCCTCGCGACCTGGCTGCTCACCGCCACGGCGCTCGTCCTGGGCGCGGCGAGCATGATCTCCCTGGGCCTGCTGGCCGTCACCGGCCTGATCCGCATCCCGCAACTGGCCGGCCTCGGCCACTGGTCGGCGCACACCGCGCAGCACGACGCCCCCGCCCAGCTCTCCGTCGCCCTGATCGCCGGTCTGCTCCTGGGCGGCACTTTGCTCACCGCCGTGCGCATGCTCTGGCGCCGGGTCCGCACGTTGGCCGCCGCCGCGCTGGACGCCGCCTGCATGCCCACCCGCGACGGCACGGTCATCGTCGACGACGAGGCGCCCGACGCCTACGCGCTGCCCGGACTGCCCGGCCGCGTCATCGTCTCCACCGGCATGCTGCACACCCTGGACGAGACCGAGCACGGCATACTCCTCGCCCACGAACGCGCCCACCTCGCCGCCCACCACTACGCGTTCGTAGCCCTCGCCCAGCTCGGCGCCTCCGCCAACCCGCTCCTGCGCCCGTTCGCCACCGCCGTCACCTACACCATCGAGCGCTGGGCCGACGAGAACGCCGCCACCACCACCGGCGACCGCCGTCGTGTTGCCCGCACCGTCGGCAAGGCCGCCCTCGCCACCCACCGCGCCCCGGCCCTCGCCCGCGCCGCGGACGCCACCCTCGGCATCCGTGGCCACCGCGGTCCCCTCGCCGGTGCGGGCCCGGTACCCCGCCGTGTCGCCGCGCTCCTCGCCCCTCCTCCGGGACGCCACCCCGCTCTCATGGCCGCGACCGCAACCGTCCTCGTGGCCGCGGTGCTCGCCACCGCCGAAGCCACCCACGACCTCCACCTCCTGCTGGAGACGGTCGGTGCCTGGTAG
- a CDS encoding M23 family metallopeptidase: MASNRPAPEAPFVPSQRSTETFGYGDYRTDEGPWEEWNPTAESIRPVRGKHRVAKQRGGGFARSSTVLGVGVIAAVSAGGMASANTGKAPVSISMPDLPDVGSLISDDEPARDAAPALANFGSETTDDSSQSASDAGEALRSRIMAQAESQQTQIETKAQAAAEAAAVKAATDAVAKAEKEAEAKAAAAKEKAAAEAKEKAEAARLAELATQYTLPTSSYTITSTFGQAGSMWSSGYHTGLDFAAPTGTLIKAVHSGTITEAGWAGSYGYRTILTLDDGTELWFCHQSSISVSVGQKVSTGDVIGRVGATGNVTGPHLHLEVHPNGSSDGVDPMAWLRSKGLNP, translated from the coding sequence GTGGCGTCCAACCGGCCTGCCCCAGAAGCCCCGTTCGTGCCGAGCCAGCGGTCCACCGAGACCTTCGGCTACGGCGACTACCGTACCGACGAGGGCCCCTGGGAGGAATGGAACCCCACCGCGGAGTCCATTCGCCCGGTACGCGGCAAGCACCGCGTCGCCAAGCAGCGCGGCGGCGGGTTCGCCCGCAGCTCCACCGTCCTCGGCGTCGGCGTCATAGCCGCCGTCAGCGCGGGCGGCATGGCCAGCGCCAACACCGGCAAGGCCCCGGTCTCCATCTCCATGCCGGACCTGCCCGACGTGGGCTCGCTCATCTCCGACGACGAACCCGCCCGGGACGCCGCGCCGGCCCTCGCCAACTTCGGCTCCGAGACGACCGACGACAGCAGCCAGAGCGCCTCCGACGCCGGTGAGGCCCTGCGCAGCCGGATCATGGCGCAGGCCGAGTCGCAGCAGACCCAGATCGAGACCAAGGCCCAGGCCGCCGCCGAGGCCGCCGCGGTCAAGGCCGCGACCGACGCCGTGGCCAAGGCCGAGAAGGAGGCGGAGGCCAAGGCCGCCGCCGCCAAGGAGAAGGCCGCCGCGGAGGCCAAGGAGAAGGCCGAGGCCGCGCGCCTGGCCGAGCTCGCCACGCAGTACACGCTGCCGACCTCGTCGTACACGATCACCTCGACCTTCGGTCAGGCCGGCTCCATGTGGTCCTCCGGCTACCACACCGGCCTCGACTTCGCCGCTCCCACCGGTACGCTCATCAAGGCCGTCCACAGCGGCACCATCACCGAGGCGGGCTGGGCCGGCTCCTACGGCTACCGCACCATCCTGACGCTGGACGACGGCACTGAGCTCTGGTTCTGCCACCAGTCCTCGATCAGCGTCAGTGTCGGCCAGAAGGTCAGCACCGGTGACGTGATCGGCCGCGTGGGCGCGACCGGCAACGTGACCGGGCCCCACCTGCACCTCGAGGTCCACCCGAACGGCAGCTCCGACGGCGTCGACCCGATGGCCTGGCTGCGCAGCAAGGGCCTCAACCCCTGA